The nucleotide window GCGCACGCGCAAAATGTAGCTCTGACGCTCGGTCACGGAAATCACGCCACGGGCGTCGAGCAGGTTGAAGACGTGGGATGCCTTGATGCACTGGTCATAGGCCGGGAAGACGCAATAATGCATGCCGGCTTCGCTGCCAGCCTTCTCGCCCTGCTCCAGCAGTGCCTTGCATTCGCCTTCGGCATCCTTGAAATGCTGGAAGAGCATTTCTGTGTTGGCATATTCGAAGTTATGGCGGGAATATTCCTGCTCTGTCTGCAGGAAGACATCGCCATAGGTGATGCGCTCGTCGCCGTCGCGGCCGTTGAAGTTGAGGTCGTAGACATTGTCGACGCCCTGAACATACATCGCAATGCGTTCCAGACCATAGGTCAGTTCACCGGCAACCGGCGCGCACTCGATGCCTGCCACCTGCTGGAAATAGGTGAACTGGCTGACTTCCATGCCATCGCACCAGCATTCCCAGCCAAGGCCCCAAGCACCAAGGGTCGGGCTTTCCCAGTCGTCCTCGACAAAGCGGATGTCATGGACAGAGCTGTCGATGCCGATGGCCTTGAGAGACCCCAGATAGAGATCCTGCAAGTTTTCCGGGCTCGGCTTCAGAAGCACCTGAAACTGATAATAGTGCTGGAGACGGTTCGGGTTCTCACCATAGCGGCCATCGGTCGGACGGCGCGAAGGCTGCACATAGGCAGCGCGCCATGGGCGCGGACCAAGCGCGCGCAGGGTGGTTGACGGATGGAACGTACCGGCACCGACTTCCATGTCATAGGGCTGAAGAACTGCGCAGCCGTAATCGGCCCAGTATTTCTGCAGCGCAAGGATCATGCCCTGAAAAGAGCGTGCAGGCTGCATGTGGGGGGCAAGAATGTCGGTCATCTTCCTAAGTGTCTCGTTCGAAGTGAAAAATTCAATGCTCGATTGTCCCGAAGGCTCGAGCGGACCCTAATGCAATCGAACCCATAAGAAAAGCGGGTTTTTGCGCTGTGACTATCTTCTGCAGGTCCCGTTCCGGCGTTCCCCCGGTTGTCATTCTCTGTAAGATAAAGACAAATTCCGCTGGACCGACGTGAATATATCCCCTACGATCTCATTCAGGCATCAGTTCATTGGCCTTGTTTGTCAATATGAACGGAATATGAATGAGCCGCTCAGGCTGCATTCATATCAGCTGCTGTATAAGCCCGCGCATCGGCCTCAGGAGATGCGACTTGGTCCTGCGCCACAAGGAAATGAATTCCCTAAATCCATAATCAAATCGGTTCGGTTGTCTTTTTGATGGCTGGACCCGCGATCTGCCTTTGACATCACGCTGTCGGGCTCTCCGCCTTCCTTGTCCCCACTCGAAGGCTGGAAGTTCATGGTTTCGTGATGAAATTGCTCTTGCGTCCCCCAACGCGCAATTTGTTCAAAGGCGGATCGCATTTCCTTTCCCCCCTCACCTCTTCCATCTACCGTTGCCAGTACCCCGGCGATCTTCTGGGTTTATTGGCAACACGATTGCAAAGCGTAGCCCTGCCACTAGCGCCCTTCATTGGCTACGCGTTCCGAGCAACCCTGCCGTGACTCACGTCCTTTTTGAATTTTTCCACTGGCATCCTGACGACGAGTTCTTTAGATGCAGGCCATCGATCCGTCGAGCCAAAGGGATGGCATATAAAGATGACAAAGACCGACTCTGTTAAAAGCAGCGACAAGCACAGTCTTCTGGAAGATGTTCAGGGCCTCGCCTTCGGGGTGTTCGCCTGCGCGCTGGGCATGGTGTTCCTGACCCAACTGGGCTTTCTGACGGGCCAGACGGCGGGCCTTGCCCTGCTGATCACCTATCTGACGGGATACGACTTCGGCACGGTGTTCTTTCTGGTCAACATTCCCTTCTACTGGTTCACCTATCACCGCATGGGGTTGCGTTTCACCATCAAGTCCGTCATCTGCGTCGTTGCCATGTCTGGGATGATGAAGTTTGTCAGCCCGGCCATCAGCTTCGAACATCTGGACCCATTGGTGGGCATGTTGGCCTTTGGTGCCATGGTCGGCGCGGGGCTACTGGCCATTATCCGCCACGAGGGCAGCCTCGGCGGTGTGGGCGCGATGGCGGTGACCATTCAGGAGTTCACCGGTTTCCGCGCAGGCTATGTGCAGCAATTGCTGGATTTGGTGATCTTTGCAACCGCCCTGTTCTTTTTCTCGTGGCAGACCGTGGCCTGGTCGGTCTTCGGCTCCATCGTGCTCAATTCCATCATTGCCATCAACCACCGCCGCGACCGCTATATCGGCCGATGAGCGGAGCATCGGGCCAACAGCTGAGGCACGATTGCTCCGGGGCTGCGGCTTGACAGGATGGAGGGAAAAGCTGATAGATCAGGTTCCGGTTTCAATCACCCCGCATCCAACTCAACAGGACTGACGCCATGGCCCATGCCCCTTCTGATCGCCCGCTCGCTTTCATTCCCCTGAAAATCGCGATCCTGACCGTCTCCGACACCCGGACAATGGCTGACGACAAGTCCGGCCAGACGCTGGTTGATCGCCTTGAAGCGGCGGGGCACATTCTGGCAGACCGGGCCATCGTCAAGGACGACGTTGAGGCCATTCAGGCGCAAACCAAGGCATGGATTGCCAATGAGAGCATCGATGTGATCATTTCGACCGGCGGCACCGGCTTTACCGGTCGTGACGTGACCCCGGAGGCAATGACGCCGCTGTTCGACAAGCATATGGACGGCTTTTCCTGGCTGTTTCACAAGATCTCATTCGAGACTATCGGCACGTCGACCATCCAGTCACGTGCAACAGCCGGGCTTGCCGGAACGACCTTCATTTTCAGCATCCCCGGTTCAACAGGTGCCTGCAAGGACGCTTGGGACGGTATTTTCGCCCCTCAGCTCGATTATCGCCACCGCCCCTGCAATTTCGTCGAGATCATGCCGCGGCTTGATGAGCATCTGAAAAGAGAAAAAGCCCGCACCTGAGCCGTCCATGCAAGCGGCTCCTCCGGGAGCCGCACGGGAACACTGCCGCATTTTGCAACAGCACGCGTAACGACCCCATCATTGACGCGATGGGGCGATGTAGCAGCGGGTGTTTGAAAGGCGATAGACGGCGGCGGCTCAGGCCACCTCACGCAACGAGGCGCCCAGACGGCGGATGGCATCGAAATCGCTGAGTGCCGTGTTCATCCGCGGGAAGGTTTCCATGCTGGCGGCCGTCATGGCGACATAGAAGCTGTCCAGCTGCTCGTCCTGATCCAGATCGCGCAATTTCTGCAGGGCGTCGATGATATTCTGACAATCAGAGTAGCATGGTGTGCCAGACTGGGTGCACCACGCCAGTTTCACATATGCGCCGAAACGCGGCCCCGAAAGGTTGCCTTCCTCAAGCTGCCTTTTGGCATAAGCTGCCAAGTCCTCAACCAATGAATCCAACACAAACAAGTCTGTCGACATCTGATTGTTCCTTCGTCCCCACTGGACTCCAGACTAGACAGAGATGCTTAATAAAGGATTGAGGGGGCGAGGGCTGATTGTATTTTTGTTAAGCATAGACCAAAAGTGATATTCGACCCGTACCGCCTTGCCCGTTGATCACACAGGCTTTTCGGCGATCTCAGCTATCGAGGGAAAAATCGGCATAATCCGGCAGCTCAACGCGCACGGGAATGCCTTTCACCGTCAGGGGCACCGTTTCCTTGAGGGCTTCGCCGACACGATCAAGGCGCACCACGGCCAGAGCCCGCTTGTCAAGCACGGCTCCCACGGTTCCGACGGGCTTACCATCTGCCTCGATCGCGGCTCCGCTGGTCGGGATCGCTACATCGGCCTCAATGCGCACCAGCCGCCTGCGTGCCGTGCCGCGATGATGCATGCGGGAGACCACTTCCTGACCGACATAGCATCCCTTGTCAAAAAACAGCCCACCCAGAAAGTCCATATTGATGTCGTAGGGGAAGGCATCTTCCAGCATGAAATCCAGCCCGGACTGAGGCACGATGGCGGCGATGTGGCGTGCCAGATAGTCGCTCTTTTGCGCGTCTGTTGCCTGCCAGCCCTCGCCCTTGCCATAGAGGCGCCAGCCAAGCAGGTCCGACCGGATATCCCGCACGGCAAGCGCGTCCGGATCGGCATCGGCCCTGAAGGCGACCCCGACCCTCTCGTCGCTCTCTTTGATCGTGACATCGGAGCGCATGCGATAGAGCGTCATCTTCTTGATGAAGGACGCAACGATGGCCTGGTCGAGGTCGAACAGCACCGCGTCTCCATCCCGGCAGATCAGGAAATCCATGGCAATCTTGCCCTGCGGTGTCAGCAAGGCACCGTGGCGCACTTCACCCGCCTTGAGCTCGTCCATGTCGATGGTCACAAGCCGTTGCAGCAGACTCTCCGTGTCAGCCCCGGACAGGCGCACGACGGTACGGTTGGCAAGATGGAGGATTGCATCTTCGGACATGGGCAAGTTCCCTTTTCGGCGGAAGCGGCGGGCAGCAGCGATCTTCTCTTCTGACAAGATATAGGCTCAGAGCGTCATCAATCCAACCCTGACGCGCAGCAAGCCCTGTACCGGATCAAGCAGGATAGCGTTGTGACAGGCGCGCCTACCAGGCAAGCCGGGTCATGAAGCCGACGGTTTCCACGTCCTCGTGGGTCAGGCGCAGATTGACACGCTCATCGTCCGGCGCATCGTGCGGACCGAAGTCCAGCGCATGAATGCCTGCGGTAATGAACAACGCGTCGATTTTCTGATAATGCGCACCGCGCATGTCGGTCGGCAGCGCATCGCCGACAATGAGGATATCGTTTTTGGCCAGCGGCGCGCCGTTGTTGAGCGCGGCAAAGCGGGCAAGCGAGGCTTCGTAGATGGGGGCTTCCGGTTTGCCTGCCATGAAGATCTCACCACCATAGGCTTCATAGCGGTCCGCCAGAGCACCGGCACAATAGACCAGCTGCCCCCCCTGATCGGCAATCCGGTCCGGGTTGGCACAGACAAACGGCAGTTGACGCCGGGCAAGACGGCGCAGCAGGTCATCATAGTCATCCGGCGTTTCGGTCAGATTGTCCAGAAGGCTGGTGCAGCAGACCATCTCGGCGCTGTCCTCATCGACCATCTCCAGATCCAGCCCTTCAAAGAGCGTCAGATTGCGCTCATGGCCCAGATGATAGACCCGTTTCTTGCCGGAACTGCGCAAGACATCCCGCGTTACGTCGCCGGATGTGACCACGGCGTCATAGGCGCT belongs to uncultured Cohaesibacter sp. and includes:
- a CDS encoding TIGR01459 family HAD-type hydrolase — translated: MSSRLAGLSTIASNYKGLLSDIWGVLHDGETVNDCTVAALCNFRKQNGPVILITNAPRPSAKICDQLDMLGVPRSAYDAVVTSGDVTRDVLRSSGKKRVYHLGHERNLTLFEGLDLEMVDEDSAEMVCCTSLLDNLTETPDDYDDLLRRLARRQLPFVCANPDRIADQGGQLVYCAGALADRYEAYGGEIFMAGKPEAPIYEASLARFAALNNGAPLAKNDILIVGDALPTDMRGAHYQKIDALFITAGIHALDFGPHDAPDDERVNLRLTHEDVETVGFMTRLAW
- a CDS encoding glycine--tRNA ligase subunit alpha, giving the protein MTDILAPHMQPARSFQGMILALQKYWADYGCAVLQPYDMEVGAGTFHPSTTLRALGPRPWRAAYVQPSRRPTDGRYGENPNRLQHYYQFQVLLKPSPENLQDLYLGSLKAIGIDSSVHDIRFVEDDWESPTLGAWGLGWECWCDGMEVSQFTYFQQVAGIECAPVAGELTYGLERIAMYVQGVDNVYDLNFNGRDGDERITYGDVFLQTEQEYSRHNFEYANTEMLFQHFKDAEGECKALLEQGEKAGSEAGMHYCVFPAYDQCIKASHVFNLLDARGVISVTERQSYILRVRELAKACGEAFLKTKAGGLGYEG
- the moaB gene encoding molybdenum cofactor biosynthesis protein B, with the translated sequence MAHAPSDRPLAFIPLKIAILTVSDTRTMADDKSGQTLVDRLEAAGHILADRAIVKDDVEAIQAQTKAWIANESIDVIISTGGTGFTGRDVTPEAMTPLFDKHMDGFSWLFHKISFETIGTSTIQSRATAGLAGTTFIFSIPGSTGACKDAWDGIFAPQLDYRHRPCNFVEIMPRLDEHLKREKART
- a CDS encoding folate-binding protein, with amino-acid sequence MSEDAILHLANRTVVRLSGADTESLLQRLVTIDMDELKAGEVRHGALLTPQGKIAMDFLICRDGDAVLFDLDQAIVASFIKKMTLYRMRSDVTIKESDERVGVAFRADADPDALAVRDIRSDLLGWRLYGKGEGWQATDAQKSDYLARHIAAIVPQSGLDFMLEDAFPYDINMDFLGGLFFDKGCYVGQEVVSRMHHRGTARRRLVRIEADVAIPTSGAAIEADGKPVGTVGAVLDKRALAVVRLDRVGEALKETVPLTVKGIPVRVELPDYADFSLDS
- a CDS encoding YitT family protein, with the translated sequence MTKTDSVKSSDKHSLLEDVQGLAFGVFACALGMVFLTQLGFLTGQTAGLALLITYLTGYDFGTVFFLVNIPFYWFTYHRMGLRFTIKSVICVVAMSGMMKFVSPAISFEHLDPLVGMLAFGAMVGAGLLAIIRHEGSLGGVGAMAVTIQEFTGFRAGYVQQLLDLVIFATALFFFSWQTVAWSVFGSIVLNSIIAINHRRDRYIGR